The Calliopsis andreniformis isolate RMS-2024a chromosome 10, iyCalAndr_principal, whole genome shotgun sequence nucleotide sequence aaatatataaatataaagtatgattatttattaattaccaTTATTGACTATCATTATTAATCAGTAGTTACGTACATATTATACGAACAAAAATTTACTGCTTGTATATACTGAGAATATCGTAATAAAAATACTGTACGACGTATAACGCGGTAAAGTCTATCGATCACATATCCCTTTAGCGAGAAGATAGTCAGTAGACAGAAAAAGGGCTGACAGAAATATTAACgaaattttatttcaaactGTATATACAAGAGGTACGACGTACTGGAATGTAAGAGTACAGATTAAGAGAATTAATTTCCTTGTTGAATTAAGTGGAAGAAGAACCTGCTATGTGTAGATACTTCGTAAGatgtattcttgttatacgataatAGAAATAACACCCATCAGGGATCTTAGCAAAGTGGATCGTGAGCACATTAGACGACCCTGTCGACCACTGCTTTAACAGAAAATATTGTCATCTCATACgaataatacaatttttcgtGTTCGTACAATTATGGAAACAAATAAAGAAATTGTTCACCATAAACGTTTGAATCGTACATAGTGAAATATGTAGCCAAAAGCTTCCTTCGGTTGAAAAATCCTCGTAATTGTCTTGATTCAAATCTTTACGTTCTTTCTTTGAAATTATGTCTTGAAGCTACCTGCTTCGGTAGCTTTAGTTATAAAATCTTTATGCACCGATTCATCTAATTTAGCAAAATTTGGAGTTTGCATCACTGCAGTTATATGTTTTAAAGCAAACTTGAAGCAACGCTCTTTTAATTCCTACAAACACGCATCTCAGATACTTTAACAATTTTAACTTGGAAATTTATCCTATGAAACGTTGCTTACCTTAGCTTCAGATTTAAAAGCAGCACTGTATATAGGGGCCACGTTCTCAACAGTAATCAAGTCTTTTAATATCTGTGTACAGTAATTCTGCAGTTGACTCTCAGAGTAAGTATTCGCTAAATGTAATAGTTCTATCCAAGAAAAAGAAGCTCATCGTTTATAGAATATATTGGGAAGTATCGAAAAATTATAGAAATGGATAATTACCTAAAACCACTTCAAAAGATTCATCGATCTTAGCGGTATATAAATACTTCAAGAAAGCTTTATACGCGTTGTAGGAAAATTGATAATGTTCTATAACACtgcaaaaaataattaattacatcggtaaaaaacaaaattaagtgTACTGAAAATTAATCGATCTACCTTTGATCATTCTCCGTATCGTGTTTTTCAAACAATGTTCTAAAGTACTGGCTACGTATCTTTAAAATAGCTTTGTGAACATGGATAGGTTTTCCATCCACTTGTATAACAAGATCACTAGTGGTCTTGAACACGAAAATTAGTAGAGTCGGTATTTTTTGTAACGATTACATCATATTACTTGAATACGTACAGAGTCATCGAATGCTTCTCTCAAATGATCAATCAAGCTCGCTCCTTCGTCTTCATTTTCATCTCTATCTTCGATATGTAGGATTAATGGTCGATACATGACTCTGGGTGTCGCATATAACGCGAAAACGGGATCCAAACATGTTTGTGAAGCAAGTACTGGAGTTCTAACGCTTTGATTTAGACACTGACCCCATATGAAGACTTTATTATCTTGTGTCATTGCTACGCTTATATGATTGTAATGGCTAGCAGCTACATCCAACACTTTTCCCATTTCTGGCACTTTTAACTGAATAATTAATTCATTGATATTgaagaattatttaattaattcatTGATACTTTCGTTTTATTCTATGTTACCTGAACTGGAGTATACGAATTCTCTTTTTTGTTACCAAGTCCCAATTGCCCAAACTCATTTGCACCCCAAACATACAGAGCTCCTTTGTCACTCAATGCGAGAGTGTGTGCATAACCACAGACTACTTTCTCTGTAAGCGTAAAGTATTAGTATTTGGaagtatatttaattatacGTTTAAGTAAGATTTCAATACTTATTATAACCCCAGTAAGACTTTCAACTTTACATGGATAATTGACTTGATTAGCAATATTTCCAATTCCGAGTTGACCACTATGATTGCAGCCCCAACTATACACTTCACCGTTATCTGTAACTGTCACGCTTGATAATGCAGTACAACTAATACAAATGACTTCATTATTAATTGACACTTTTTTGGGCTGATATTGAGGTCCACTAATTTTACCGCCTACTTGACCAGAACTGTTTTCACCCCAAGCATAGACCTACAAATACGTCTGACTATTATAAAAGACTATGCACCTCTGAGTCAGAAATTTTACCTGTCCACAGTTTGTTAATGCTAATGAATGAGAATATCCACAAGCTATATCAATAATACATTCATCCTCTGCATCATATTTTATGATAGTCGGGGACATAGTTTGAGTATCAACAATTGTCGATTCGGAACGATAATTTCCCCAAGAGTATACCTAATATATGATTTACCTTATTAATTAATATATCAAAAATTCTTAAAATATGGTAAGTAAAGCTTAACATATATTGCTATAAGTATATTATAAATACCTTTCCTTTCTCTGTAAGGGCCAAGACATGTGTACCACCGCCATGTGCAAAAGTCTTAATATTCTGTTTGCAtaattcattaatttttattgGAATTAGAGCACTATAAACATCACCTTTTTGAAGGAAATTGCATTGACTAGGACTCAGTATATATACTTGTTCATCCTTTGTTACCATTAATGCCTCTTGACCTAAATAATATACTCATTTACAAATTCATATTTACTAATATGAAAATAACAAAGTAAAAGAAAGAGAAACGTTACCATATACAGCAGCCAAACGAATCGTTGAAACAAATTTTGGATCTAATAAACTAAAGACTGGCCACATTTGTAAATCCTGTAAACTCATCTTAAATTTCTCCAAATCCTCAAAATCTTTTTAACTACTTTTAACACACCTTCCTTTTTATACTTGTTATAATGGATTAAATAGTTAAAATTCTGCCTAtgtagaagaacaaaatacaattctACAATAATTGAAATAACTAATGATAATGAAACCACTTACTGtaatttttgtacatttttctCGCATCTAAATTTTTGAAATACATGCAAAATGTTACAAAATACATCTGTGATAGAAAAACAGTACAATATAAAGCTTTTCTATAATACTGAGGCTATCCATACAAGCTATGTACCTATGGACAGAAAGTTACATAAAACAGAACATATATGCAAGGATTTTATTTGTGATAAAGACATATCACACTCCTGAGAAGAAATAGACAtaagttaaaaaaataaaattcaaagggataatggaataaaaatttttatttgcatAATTACATCGTTTAACTTTAGTTAGTTAATTTTTTTAGaaagttaaacattttttatttgagAGTTTCTCGCAGGAATATCGAATGTAAGCTACACCAAATAttgatattcaaaattttaaatatgaatAATTCAAAAACGGAAACAcgttaattatattattttattcgataACATACAGATAAcacaaatataaataaacaacATATAGTAAAACACATGTAACTGAAGATAAATAATAAATGtgaaaaaaaatgtatattCATAATTACAATTCTTAATTTTTAATGATTTACGCGGTATCACCGCGTAGCTAGTAGCATTCAAAGCTACTAATTTTTTGTTACGATGTAGAATTAAGTAGAGTAAGGTTAGATTTGAATTAAAGTAACATCAGAATAGTTAGGATAGCAAAACACATGTAGAACAGATTCATAGACACAAGAGAATTTTATCCTGGAAGTTGTCAAAAAATCTATTTAGATAATTTAACAACATTTCGTGATATAAATGAGATGCATAATTGATGCATAATGTGCTTTGATTTAACTTGAAGTACGTACACAACAGTACACAAGTTGGTAACAATGGATTTTCCACTATGAACGACGTAGGAACATTATTGCTATAAAGTTGTCGATCATGTTTAGCCAATTTCCAGGCTTAATTCAACATTCAAAATTCAATTCGTTCATACAAAATGCAagcattataattattttcattaCAGGTGAAGTCATTGTTTTATTAATATGTTTTATTAAAGCTGTATTCCAAAATTAGCTGACAGCGCTGGAAGTACTGCAAATGCGTTCCGAATTTCAAAGTAGCATACAATGTTTGAAACGCTTCTGCGTAAAATGATGGTCAACAATgtgttaatatatattatattaattattattaatcacATATTTTCGTCAGTAACTCTATGTCCgtttcattttcattgtattcatCATCAAATGACGCTACTAATTCGAATGTTAAATGTATATTTAAAGATAACGTTTCATCAACTTATTTGCCTTTTTATTAATACATACACATAATTTTATATGTATTACATTATTACTGAACAATCTGGCCATATATTTTTAAGACCACTTGTATGTAATAATAAAGAATAACGTGAGAAATAAATGCTCAAATCTATTAAAAAACGTGATTTGTGTACGTATACAATTCAATAAAAAAATCTGCTTGGAGTTATGCTAGTTTGGGCGCTTTATATTCGCAACCTTCACGAAAACGtcaatacattaaaaatcctaATTAACAGAGACATTTTTTAACAAACTTTAACCAGCTTTCAAGGTAAAAATTGACTACCTTAAACGCATAACTAAAGTATCATCTAAAATATTCTAAAGAGCAATTTACCGTAGGTAGTAGCAAACAGACAGCGACGCTGATGAACACCACGTGCTTGATGATCCTTCTGCAGAGATTCTCAGCTGGCCAAGTACCCACTAGTATCAAAACACGCTTACAAAGCGAATATGCAGGATGATCGAAAAAATCCATCTAGCGATCCGTCTTGTCTTCGATGACTCTTAGACACGAGATTAACTTTGCTTGATCTTTGCACTTCCTCAACTTTCTCTGGCAGCTTTCAGCATCAGTAGTTTCCTTCTACGACAAGCTATGATTGCACCGATAGCTAAAGAACAATTGCAGCGTGTAGATAAATCGGTGGGATGATGACGGCTAaagaattattcatgccatttcATAGAATCAAAACTGTTAAAATATGCACAGCCCAGCTACGATATACGTACGCATATCTACTTACGTCTGTAATACAAATAGGAGAGATGATTGCTATCGATTGCAAGGAAAATTGTTTTACCGCTGAAACGTTCGCACTCATCAATTTAGAAACAACGAACTGTCGTTCTTCGCGATTGTCAAACGCAAATATTACGTTGTTACAGGCATTACCTTGATTGTTGTAGTTGTTGCTCCAATTGTCAGTCGAGAGAGAAAAATGCGATAGACTAGATTTCCATCGCTCGCTTTTTTTCGTTCTGAAACATTGATACCAATGGTCTAACGTTGCATCTGTCTTTTCTCGTAAACTCTTTGTGAAACGTGTGTCTCTAAACTCTTAGTTTTGTCAGTATAATTATTGACAATATTAACTTCATTGTGATACTTTACACGACGACGATTCTGCTATTATTAACCATTTTACAATTAAACTGGAGAAGAGAATCCtatttgtacaacagtgttcataaattattatatattaattatattataaacaAATAATACTCATTCAATGTTCTTGAAAAAAAATCTGCTTGGAGTTTGATATAAAACGGAATTGCCTTGCTTATGATTCTGATTAATCGTTTTAATTTAAGATCATTAATTTAAGTATAGGTGCGAACAGAAATGTgtccaaaatattttttaaactatATCGATTGTTTTGTATTGCATTCTAGATTGTCGATTTCTTGTTTAACTTGGGGAAGAACAATGCAGTTGCGATCGAGTGTCTACCTTTGCTTTCCACCACACTTCAAGGATTATTGAAATATATAAATGGTGTGATTAACCGTAAGAAGGTAATTGTTCATAAAGTGAAAACGGAAATATAGTATTAAAAACATATCTACGAAAGATATGAGAGAGAAGTGTATGATTTACTTTGCAGGTGAAGTACATATTGAAATTGATTGAAAGCACTTTCGAAAGGTTGAAAGATACTCCAGAGTATAATGTTCTATATAAATACGCGATGGAAGGAAAACAATATACATTGACGTATATAGGTAAGCAAGAACATTTCATTTACTTTATCAGTTGTTTCTAATCTGTCTTTTTTTGTACCTCTATAATACAAAGCGTCTCTTTGTAAGTCAAAGTTTAGATTGCTAAACCTCTTGTACACGAAGATAAAACCACATCCCAGAAGCATCTTGAAAACGTcaataaagtcctaaaaataacTAAGAGACATCTTTAAATCGTCTAAAGTtataaatcagtatgtctttaattCCTTCACCTATAACAATGAGTCTGACTCGTGCACTTTTTAtaatatcttcgctgccgattacacggatttttcgcaagtaaccgatcacgcaccatcgcgtgagagATCTATGTTTGCTTAATGGGAGTTCTGTGGTTGGCAGTTTAGGATAGACACCCGTTTTAGATCGGTAACAATGAATGTAAATTTTGAAAGTCCTTAAGACGTACGCTCTtggaaattatgtcgtaagacgttcaggcataaaatggacataaaatagacgtctccaAGATAATATGTGCTTGAGATTCGAATTACTGAAGCTCGACTATGCGTATATTCTTTTGTCTAAACGTTTTATCTCAGGTTTCATGATTATCTTGATACTTGTATATTTTGCCATGGGAGCTGTGTTAATTACAAAGGATATTTTGACCAAGAATGAGACAGAAGACAAGTACCTTATGTACCCAGTTGAATATTATTTTTTCGACGCTCAAGATAATTACCTCTTCACAAGCATACACAGTTGCATAGTATCCGCAATGGCTGTCTATCTAATTGTTTCGTTAGATGTAATGTATATTACCTTCATTCAACACTCTTGCGCTTTATTCGCAATCACGGGGTAAGTATTTTCATGTACCATTTAGCCTTACTGGCCTAGTTCCTGATCACTTAAGAATAAGGAACATGGTTTTCCTAATGTATTCGCGAAAAAATTAACCAAATTCAAAAAATGTTTTGTCATTCGTATAAACCTATGTTCCATCTTCAATTTGTTATTGCAAAggggaaaaataataataattaattcttaatttaattcttaaagtaaaatataaagggAGCATTAGCAGGTCACTTAAATTCTGTCTCACTAGTAGCTATTAAATTTTACGTGTAAATATCAAAATAGGTAATAATTATTTACCAATTTTTTGGGAGAAATTTTTATCCAAATAAATTTCATACACGTATTTAAATACTAAACTGATCAGGAATTGGGTTCTAATCAGAAACTGTGAATAACATTTGTGATCTTCTATATAGCTACCGTTTGAAAACGGCACACATTTTGGATATAAATATCTTGAAGAATAATGAGGATCTTGAGAAATACAAAGATATATACCTCTCAGAGGAGGAGCAAGAGCAAGTGTACAAGAGAGTTAAGATATCCATAAAAGAACACATGATAACTTTAGAGTGAGAACATTATTTGCAGTTGCATAATTATCATTCATGTTTCGTATTCTATTAACACTGACAATTCGTCCTAACTTTATTCTTGCTCAGGTATACGAAACACGTTCAAGAAATGTATTCGACGACCTTGTTCTTTCAAGTAGCGATAAACATCATGTTGTTAAGTCTCACTGGTTTAATGGTCAGTAGTCAACTAATTTTCATTAGTAGATACGATTTGTAATAAAATTAGCGGGTTTACATTTTTACTAATCAAACAAGTAATTAGTTAATCGCAATAGAATCAGTCTCTTATTTTTTGTCGATTTTCTTAGATGTTACTGAAGAGAACAAATCCAACCGACGTAGTCAGGTATGCTACTTGGTTGGCTGGTGACGTCGTTCATTTGTTCTTCTTATGCCTTCTTGGCCAGAGGCTGATGAACTTCAGCGAGCAATTATATTACGACGCGTaagaatggaaaagctttttactaatttaattattatttctatatgGGGTGTTGAATAAACGTGGAATGTCGATGTATAATCACGCGTTTTTCTGGACATCCTGTATAGAAGAAATCGAGCAACAGTTAATAGAATACAAAAAGTAATTATTTGCATTTCCATTAATACGTGAATCTAGATTAGACTGCATATGGTACTTGATGTACACCAAGTCTCGAGTTCTCTATCAGTTTCTGATTCTGAATACTTTGACACCGATCAAGTTAACAGCGCTCAAGGTGATATCGTTGAACTTCGAGACGTTCCTGTCGGTATGTGTACTGATTTTGCCGAAATTCTGTGTAACATAGGAATTAAAAGATAGAAATTTCTTTTTTCAGGTCACTCAAACTGCTATGTCATATTTCACTGTCCTATCGTCGACACTTTGAATACCTGACAATTTTAGGCATCATCGGT carries:
- the LOC143184569 gene encoding RCC1 and BTB domain-containing protein 1-like isoform X2, with translation MSLQDLQMWPVFSLLDPKFVSTIRLAAVYGQEALMVTKDEQVYILSPSQCNFLQKEKGKVYSWGNYRSESTIVDTQTMSPTIIKYDAEDECIIDIACGYSHSLALTNCGQVYAWGENSSGQVGGKISGPQYQPKKVSINNEVICISCTALSSVTVTDNGEVYSWGCNHSGQLGIGNIANQVNYPCKVESLTGVIIKKVVCGYAHTLALSDKGALYVWGANEFGQLGLGNKKENSYTPVQLKVPEMGKVLDVAASHYNHISVAMTQDNKVFIWGQCLNQSVRTPVLASQTCLDPVFALYATPRVMYRPLILHIEDRDENEDEGASLIDHLREAFDDSTTSDLVIQVDGKPIHVHKAILKIRSQYFRTLFEKHDTENDQSVIEHYQFSYNAYKAFLKYLYTAKIDESFEVVLELLHLANTYSESQLQNYCTQILKDLITVENVAPIYSAAFKSEAKELKERCFKFALKHITAVMQTPNFAKLDESVHKDFITKATEAGSFKT
- the LOC143184569 gene encoding RCC1 and BTB domain-containing protein 1-like isoform X1, with the protein product MSLQDLQMWPVFSLLDPKFVSTIRLAAVYGQEALMVTKDEQVYILSPSQCNFLQKGDVYSALIPIKINELCKQNIKTFAHGGGTHVLALTEKGKVYSWGNYRSESTIVDTQTMSPTIIKYDAEDECIIDIACGYSHSLALTNCGQVYAWGENSSGQVGGKISGPQYQPKKVSINNEVICISCTALSSVTVTDNGEVYSWGCNHSGQLGIGNIANQVNYPCKVESLTGVIIKKVVCGYAHTLALSDKGALYVWGANEFGQLGLGNKKENSYTPVQLKVPEMGKVLDVAASHYNHISVAMTQDNKVFIWGQCLNQSVRTPVLASQTCLDPVFALYATPRVMYRPLILHIEDRDENEDEGASLIDHLREAFDDSTTSDLVIQVDGKPIHVHKAILKIRSQYFRTLFEKHDTENDQSVIEHYQFSYNAYKAFLKYLYTAKIDESFEVVLELLHLANTYSESQLQNYCTQILKDLITVENVAPIYSAAFKSEAKELKERCFKFALKHITAVMQTPNFAKLDESVHKDFITKATEAGSFKT
- the LOC143185090 gene encoding uncharacterized protein LOC143185090 → MFLKKNLLGIINLSIGANRNIVDFLFNLGKNNAVAIECLPLLSTTLQGLLKYINGVINRKKVKYILKLIESTFERLKDTPEYNVLYKYAMEGKQYTLTYIGFMIILILVYFAMGAVLITKDILTKNETEDKYLMYPVEYYFFDAQDNYLFTSIHSCIVSAMAVYLIVSLDVMYITFIQHSCALFAITGYRLKTAHILDINILKNNEDLEKYKDIYLSEEEQEQVYKRVKISIKEHMITLEYTKHVQEMYSTTLFFQVAINIMLLSLTGLMMLLKRTNPTDVVRYATWLAGDVVHLFFLCLLGQRLMNFSEQLYYDALDCIWYLMYTKSRVLYQFLILNTLTPIKLTALKVISLNFETFLSVTQTAMSYFTVLSSTL